The nucleotide sequence TCAAGTTTTTTTATGGCCAACTAAAGTCTCTACTAGCGACTAAAACGGCTTGAGGGACGGTTCGGAGAGGCTAACGATCTTTTACATTCAGGAAATAGTAGAGAAATTACTCACATCTATTTTTTTTGAAGTTTTTTTTAAAACTTTGTGATTATTTATAATCAATGTTAATTTTATACGAAGAGTTTGATCCTGGCTCAGGATGAACGCTGGCGGTGTGTCTAATACATGCAAGTCGAGCGCGTCTTTAAGACGAGCGGCGAACGGCTGAGGAACACGTTGGTAACTGCCTCGCACTCAGGGATAGCCCACTGAAAAGTGGATTAATACCGGATGGTCCCGCAAGGGTAAAGATTTATCGGTGCGAGAGGTGCCTGCGTCCTATCAGGTAGTTGGTGAGGTAATGGCTCACCAAGCCTATGACGGGTAGCTGGTCTGAGAGGATGACCAGCCAGAATGGGACTGAGACACGGCCCATACTCCTACGGGAGGCAGCAGTAGGGAATATTCCGCAATGGACGAAAGTCTGACGGAGCGACACCGCGTGGTTGATGAAGCCCTTAGGGGTGTAAAGACCTTTTCTGGGGGAAGAATTCTGACGGTACCCCAGGAATAAGGACCGGCTAACTACGTGCCAGCAGCCGCGGTAATACGTAGGGTCCAAGCGTTATCCGGAATCATTGGGCGTAAAGCGTCCGCAGGCTGTGTATTAAGTTGGATGTTAAATCCTGGGGCTCAACTCCAGGCCTGTATCCAAAACTGGTATACTAGAGTCTTTCAGAGGTATGTGGAATTCTGTGTGTAGGGGTAAAATCCGTTGATATACAGAGGAACACCAAAAGCGAAGGCAGCATACTGGGAAAGTACTGACGCTCATGGACGAAAGCGTAGGTAGCGAAGAGGATTAGATACCCTCGTAGTCTACGCCGTAAACGATGGATACTCGGTGTTGGAGTGCTTGACGCTTCAGTGCCTAAGCTAACGCATTAAGTATCCCGCCTGGGGAGTACGGTCGCAAGATTAAAACTCAAAGGAATAGACGGGGGCCCACACAAGCGGTGGATCATGGGGTTTAATTCGATAATAAGCGAGGAACCTTACCTAGACTTGACATAATTGAGAATTCTTTGGAAACAGGGAAGTGCCTTTTGGAACTCTTTTACAGGTGCTGCATGGTTGTCGTCAGCTCGTGCCTTGAGGTGTTCGGTTAAGTCCGTAAACGAGCGCAACCCATGTCATTAGTTGTATATTTCTAATGAGACTGCCGGTCACAAACCGGAGGAAGGTATGGATGACGTCAAATCAGCATGGCCCTTATGTCTAGGGCGACACCCGTGATACAATGGCCGGTACAGAGGGTAGCAATATCGTAAGATGGAGCCAATCCTTAAAACCGGTCTCAGTTCGGATTGAAGGCTGCAACTCGCCTTCATGAAGCTGGAATCACTAGTAATCGTTGATCAGCCACGCAACGGTGAATGCGTTCTCGGATCTTGTACTCACAATAAAAGCGCCGGGCAGTTTATCAATCTAAGGAGTTCAAATCTCCTCCTCCGTTTCCCAAACGGAGCGTAGTTTAAAGGTAGTCGCGTATCGCGAGGTACGCGGTGAAGGACCTGGAAACGAATGGTAGTCCAACCAAGAAAGAATCGTATCGACTTCTGAACCTAGGCGGTGAGCAGAAGGAAGATATAATAGAGCGATTCGTTGGAATGTCAGGAACAGAATGATAGATAACCCCGGGAGATCTCACGCTGTTTCAATATTATGTTATAATATTGAATAATGAAACTTACGCAGCGTAAGAAGTCAGCTGAGCTATAGTAACTTCTGATAAGAGTATCAGAATGAAGGGCTCACTCAGATGCATATGGAAAAAATAACTTCAGATTACATCGTTGGTCTTGTGGATGGAGAGGGAAGCTTTACAGTCTATGTGAAGAATCCTGATTCAAAGAAGCAAGTCATACGACGAACAAAAGTAGAACCACGGTTTTTTCTGAAACTTATCGAGAAAGATAAAAAAATTCTCGATGAACTCAAGAAATTCTTTGGGTGCGGGAACGTGTATTTTCAGAAAGACACTCGTCCCAATCATCAAAATTGTTATCGTTATGAAGTAGCCAACAGGAAACATCTGGAAACCATTATTATTCCATTCTTCAAAAGTAATTCTTTGAGGTTATGTTCAAAGAAAAGTGACTTTGTAATTTTTTGCAGGATTTTTAAGATGATTATGAAAAATGATCATTTCAAAGATTCGGGATTGCGTAGGATATACGCGCTCAAGCAGACAATGCATTAGAGCT is from Candidatus Peregrinibacteria bacterium and encodes:
- a CDS encoding LAGLIDADG family homing endonuclease codes for the protein MEKITSDYIVGLVDGEGSFTVYVKNPDSKKQVIRRTKVEPRFFLKLIEKDKKILDELKKFFGCGNVYFQKDTRPNHQNCYRYEVANRKHLETIIIPFFKSNSLRLCSKKSDFVIFCRIFKMIMKNDHFKDSGLRRIYALKQTMH